In Nicotiana tabacum cultivar K326 chromosome 11, ASM71507v2, whole genome shotgun sequence, a single window of DNA contains:
- the LOC107786667 gene encoding GDSL esterase/lipase At2g04570-like — translation MEAHSFNIPWLILILVQFLLLITTSLAGKVPAIIVFGDSSVDAGNNNQISTLLKSNFEPYGRDFYDKRPTGRFCNGRIPPDFISEAFGLRPFVPAYLDPMYKISDFAGGVCFASAGTGYDNATSDVLNVLPLWKEVENYKDYQKKLEAYAGTRKAKYIIEESLYLVSMGTNDFLENYYSMQSKRASQYTIEQFQVFLLDLAEKFVKQIYDLGARKISLTGLPPMGCLPLERATNYIRGSGDGCNEKYNEVALHFNVMLKGLVQKLNEELPGIRVVFSDAYDLLLQMIKNPSSFGFEVAGIACCGTGLFEMSYLCDKLNPFTCTDANKYVFWDSFHLTEKTNLIITNFLMKNVLAEFL, via the exons atggaagCTCACAGCTTCAATATTCCATGGCTGatactaattcttgtccaattcTTACTACTAATCACTACTTCTTTAGCAGGAAAAGTTCCAGCAATTATAGTATTCGGCGACTCCTCCGTTGATGCTGGCAATAACAACCAGATTTCCACTCTTCTTAAGAGCAATTTCGAGCCATATGGCCGTGACTTTTATGACAAAAGACCAACGGGAAGGTTCTGCAATGGACGTATTCCACCAGATTTTATATCAGAGGCTTTTGGTTTGAGGCCATTTGTGCCAGCTTATTTGGATCCCATGTATAAAATATCTGATTTTGCTGGTGGTGTTTGCTTTGCTTCTGCTGGTACTGGTTATGATAATGCTACTTCTGATGTTCTT AATGTTTTACCCCTGTGGAAAGAAGTAGAAAACTACAAGGATTATCAAAAGAAACTAGAAGCATATGCAGGCACCAGAAAAGCCAAATACATAATAGAGGAATCCCTGTATCTTGTCAGCATGGGAACAAACGATTTCTTGGAAAATTATTATTCAATGCAAAGCAAACGTGCATCTCAATACACAATAGAACAATTTCAGGTCTTCCTTCTTGACCTTGCAGAAAAGTTCGTCAAGCAAATTTATGATTTAGGAGCTAGGAAAATTTCCTTAACTGGACTTCCTCCTATGGGTTGTTTACCTTTGGAAAGAGCAACTAATTATATAAGAGGAAGTGGAGATGGTTGCAATGAGAAATATAACGAAGTGGCTCTACATTTTAATGTGATGTTGAAGGGTTTGGTTCAGAAGTTAAATGAGGAGCTTCCTGGGATTAGAGTTGTTTTTTCTGACGCTTATGATCTCTTGCTTCAAATGATCAAAAATCCTTCCTCATTTG GATTTGAGGTGGCAGGTATAGCATGTTGTGGCACAGGATTATTTGAAATGAGTTACTTGTGTGATAAGTTAAATCCATTTACATGCACAGACGCAAACAAGTACGTGTTTTGGGACTCTTTCCATCTCACTGAGAAAACAAACCTCATTATCACCAATTTCTTGATGAAAAATGTCCTTGCTGAATTTTTGTAG